A segment of the bacterium genome:
GTCCGCCCGCTCGAGCAGCCGCTCGAGCGCCGCCTCGTCGAGCACCTCGACGCCCAGCGTGCGCGCCTTCTCGAGCTTGGAGCCGGCGTCCTCGCCGGCGACGATGTAGTCGGTCTTGCGGCTGATGCTGCCCGTGACCTTGCCACCCGCCGCCTCGATGCGCTCGATCACCGCGTCGCGCGGCGCCGACAGCGTGCCGGTGATCACCAGGCTCCTGCCCGCGAGCGGTCCGCCGCGGGGGCGCCGCGTGGCGGGCTGCGGCCGGACCCCGACCTCGTGCAGGCGGCGCAGGGTGTCGCGGTTCTGCCGCAGTTGGAAGAAGGCGCGGATCTCGCGCGCCGTTTCCGGGCCGATGTCGCGGATACCCGTCAGCGTCTCCTCGTCGGCATCGGCCAGCGCCTCGAGGGTGCCGAAGCGCTCCGCCAGCAGCGCCGCGGTGCGCTCGCCCACCTGCGGAATGCCGAGGGCGTAGATCAGGCGATCGAGGGGCGGCTGCCGCCTGGCTTGGATGGCGCGCACCAGATTGGTCGCCGATTTCGTGCCCATGCGTTCGAGGTCGGCGAGCTGCTCGACGGTGAGGCGGAAGAGGTCGGAGACGTCCTCGACCATGCCGCCGCCAACGAGCTGCGCCACCAGCTTCTCGCCCAGGCCGTCGATGTCGAGGGCGTGCTTCGATGCGAAGTGTCGCACCACCTCCCGGCGCTGGGCCGGGCACTGGCGATCGAGACAGCGGTAGGCGGCGGCGCCCTCCTCGCGCAGCACCGCGCTGCCGCAGACCGGGCAGGTCTTCGGCATGCGGAAGACGCGCTCGCGGCCGCTGCGCCGTTCGGGGAACGCGCGGACCACGTAGGGAATGACGTCGCCGGCGCGTTCGATCAGCACCGCGTCGCCGATCCGCACGTCCTTGCGCACCACCTCGTCCATGTTGTGCAGGGAGGCGCTCGAGATGGTCACGCCGCCGACCGTCACCGGCTCGAGCTCGGCGACCGGGGTCAGAACGCCGGTGCGACCGACCGAGGCGATGATGTTGCGCACCCGCGTCTCGCCCTGCTGCGCCTTGAACTTGAACGCGATCGCCCAGCGCGGCGAGCGCGACACCTCGCCGAGCCGGCGCTGCAGGGCGACGTCGTTCACCTTCGCGACCACGCCGTCGACCTCGTACGGCAGCCGCTCGCGCTGCGCCGCGATGCGGGCATGGTAGTCGACCACCGCATCGGCGCCGGTCGCCCGTTCGTTGTACTCGCTGGTGCGCAGGCCCCAGCGGCGCAGGGCGGCGAGGAACTCCCAGTGGCTGGCGAACGCGGCCCCCTCGGTGAGGCCGGCGCTGTGGAAGAGCAGGTCGAGCGGGCGCGCCGCGGTCATCGCCGGGTCGAGCTGGCGCAGCGAGCCGGCGGCGGCGTTGCGCGGATTGGCGAACGGCGGCTCGTCCTGGCGGCGCCGCTCCTCGTTGAGCGCCGCGAAGGCGGCGCTCGGGAAGATGACCTCGCCGCGCGCTTCGAGGCGCGCCGGCGGTGGCGCGCCCGCGGCGCGGCGCAGGCGATGCGGCACCGACCGGATCGTCTTCACGTTGGCGGTGACGTCCTCGCCGGTGACGCCGTCGCCGCGGGTGGAGGCGACGGTCAGGACGCCGTCGAGGTACACCACCTCGATCGCCAGCCCGTCGAGCTTGGGCTCGACGACGTACTCGATGGGCTCGTCGCGCCGCAGCGTCCGCCGCACCCGGGCGTCGAACTCGCGGAGTTCCTCCTCCGACATCGCGTTGTCGAGCGACAGCATGGGCGCGCCGTGGCGCACCGGCGCGAAGGTGGCCGCCGGCGCGGCGCCGACCCGTCGGGTCGGCGAACGCTCGGACGCGAGCGACGGGTAGCGATGCTCCAACTCGACCAGGCGCCGGAACAGCGCGTCGTACTCGGCATCGCTGATGCTCGGCGCGTCCTCGACGTAGTAGCGACGGTTGTGCGCCTCGATCTCCTCGCGCAGGCGCTCGACTTCCTCGGCCACGGCGGCGGATGGACGCTCGGACACGCCGACTTCCTACCGCAGCGCCCGTCGCCTGTCATGGCGGGAGGACCGCCTCCCGCGCCGCCGTCGCCGCTGGCGGCGCCCGCGCGGCGCGCGGCCGCGCGGCGGCGCGGACCTCCATCGCCGACTTGACCCTTTCCCGCGACGCGGCATATACCGCCAGGCGCGCGTCGGTCGGGCCGGCGCGCCGGTATGGAGGGCGGGCTGGGCGCAGCGGCCATGCGGAGGGGTGTGAAATACTGGCGGGGCATTGGCGTGGCCCTGCTCGCGGCGGGCCTGGCCGCACCGGCGGTGGCCAACACGCGCTCGCAGCAGCTCGACGCCAAGGGGCTCGTCCCCTTCCAGGCCAAGCGCTGGCAGGAGGCGCAGCCCATCTTCAGCGCCGCCCTGCAGGCGGACCCGGACGACGCGGTGGCGGCGTACTACCTGGGCCTCACCGAGGCGCGCCTCGGCAATCGGCCGAATGCGATCCGTGACATCGAGCGCGCCCTGGCGCTCGATCCGACGCTCAAGCCGGCGCTGCTCGACCTCGGCATCCTGTACTTCGACAGCGGCCAGTATCCGGCGGCGCAGCAATGGCTGGAGCGCGCCTACCAACAGCCCGACAGCCGCTTCTCTGCGGCGCTCTACCTCGGCATCACCCGCCTGCGGCTCGGCGACCCGGCGGGCGCCCTGGCGTACCTGCGCGAAGCGCAGAAGGATCCGGCGCTGCGCCAGACCGGGCAGTACTACGAAGCGGTGGCGCTGCTGCGCGACGGACAGACCGGCCCGGGCAAGACGCTGCTGCAAGAGGTGCAGGCGGGACCAGGCGATCTGCAGACGACGCAGGTCGCCAGGCAGGCGCTCGCCGGCGGCGGCGCGATGGCGGTGGCGGCGGGCGCGGAGAAGCCCTGGTCGGTACACGCCAACGCCGGCTTCGGCTACGACAGCAACAACGGCCTCGTGCCGTCGAGCTCGGCGGCGCAGGTCGGCCTGGACACGGCCGGCGAAATGGATGGCTTCTTCCGCGTCGGCGCCGGCGGCAGCTACACGGTGGCCGACGCCGACATCGGCAGCGCCGAGATGGGGTACAACATCTACCAGAGCGTCCACTTCTCGACGCCGCGCTTCGACCTGCAGAGCCATCGCCTGAACCTCACGCTGGCGACGCCGCTCCGCAACGGCTTCTGGCAGGCCGGCGTCGCCGGCATCTACGACTTCTACCTGCTCGACTATCAGTCCTTCTATCAGGCGGGACGCGGCACGCCCTTCGTCAACTTCTACCAGGGGGACATCGGCGCCACGCAGATCTTCTACACCTTCGGCGGTCAGGACTTCTTCCGCGGCCCCTTCAACCCCTTCCGCGATTCCTACATCAACCGCGTCGGCGCCCGGCAGATGTTCCTGCTCGGCGCCGTCGACCGCTTCCTCAGCCTGGGGTACACCTGGGACAACTTCGACCCGCTCTCCCGCAACGGCACCGACTTCGCCTACACGGACAACATGTTCGACGCGGCGATCGACTTCCCGATCCTCGACTACGCGCAGGGACAGGTCGGCTACCTCTTCGACCTCCAGAACTACGAGCACCCGAACAGCCGGGTCGACTACTCGAAACGGCGCCACGACGGTCAGAACCAGGTGGTCGTGCACCTGACGCACGCCTTCACCGAGATGATCTCGGCCGATCTCGCGTACCTCGGCGTCTTCAACCACTCGAACATCTCCGATTTCGAATACGATCGGCAGATCATCCAGGCCAATGTCTGGCTGCAGTTCTGAGCGACCCATGTCCCGACGCCCCTCGCCCTGTGCCCTCCTCGCGGCGATCGCGGTCGCGGTCGCCGCCGGCGCGGCGTCCGCGCAGCAGGTGGCGAGCCTGGCAGCGGTGCGAGGCGAGGTCGAGGTGCTGCGCGGCAAGGGCGACTGGCAGCCGGCCTTCGCCGGCCATCCGGTGGTCGACGGCGATCGTCTGCGCACCAACGCCAGCGGCGGCGTGACGCTGGTG
Coding sequences within it:
- a CDS encoding tetratricopeptide repeat protein, whose amino-acid sequence is MKYWRGIGVALLAAGLAAPAVANTRSQQLDAKGLVPFQAKRWQEAQPIFSAALQADPDDAVAAYYLGLTEARLGNRPNAIRDIERALALDPTLKPALLDLGILYFDSGQYPAAQQWLERAYQQPDSRFSAALYLGITRLRLGDPAGALAYLREAQKDPALRQTGQYYEAVALLRDGQTGPGKTLLQEVQAGPGDLQTTQVARQALAGGGAMAVAAGAEKPWSVHANAGFGYDSNNGLVPSSSAAQVGLDTAGEMDGFFRVGAGGSYTVADADIGSAEMGYNIYQSVHFSTPRFDLQSHRLNLTLATPLRNGFWQAGVAGIYDFYLLDYQSFYQAGRGTPFVNFYQGDIGATQIFYTFGGQDFFRGPFNPFRDSYINRVGARQMFLLGAVDRFLSLGYTWDNFDPLSRNGTDFAYTDNMFDAAIDFPILDYAQGQVGYLFDLQNYEHPNSRVDYSKRRHDGQNQVVVHLTHAFTEMISADLAYLGVFNHSNISDFEYDRQIIQANVWLQF
- the ligA gene encoding NAD-dependent DNA ligase LigA produces the protein MAEEVERLREEIEAHNRRYYVEDAPSISDAEYDALFRRLVELEHRYPSLASERSPTRRVGAAPAATFAPVRHGAPMLSLDNAMSEEELREFDARVRRTLRRDEPIEYVVEPKLDGLAIEVVYLDGVLTVASTRGDGVTGEDVTANVKTIRSVPHRLRRAAGAPPPARLEARGEVIFPSAAFAALNEERRRQDEPPFANPRNAAAGSLRQLDPAMTAARPLDLLFHSAGLTEGAAFASHWEFLAALRRWGLRTSEYNERATGADAVVDYHARIAAQRERLPYEVDGVVAKVNDVALQRRLGEVSRSPRWAIAFKFKAQQGETRVRNIIASVGRTGVLTPVAELEPVTVGGVTISSASLHNMDEVVRKDVRIGDAVLIERAGDVIPYVVRAFPERRSGRERVFRMPKTCPVCGSAVLREEGAAAYRCLDRQCPAQRREVVRHFASKHALDIDGLGEKLVAQLVGGGMVEDVSDLFRLTVEQLADLERMGTKSATNLVRAIQARRQPPLDRLIYALGIPQVGERTAALLAERFGTLEALADADEETLTGIRDIGPETAREIRAFFQLRQNRDTLRRLHEVGVRPQPATRRPRGGPLAGRSLVITGTLSAPRDAVIERIEAAGGKVTGSISRKTDYIVAGEDAGSKLEKARTLGVEVLDEAALERLLERADGA